A window from Molothrus aeneus isolate 106 chromosome 26, BPBGC_Maene_1.0, whole genome shotgun sequence encodes these proteins:
- the PECAM1 gene encoding platelet endothelial cell adhesion molecule isoform X6, with protein sequence MYLALLVIFLQCSELYAQGKVYQVFTFNGVKIKVEPSDKVKNGAPMSIICHADISKNTDFQLKHNFTFFKDGKLVFMTISDKEDARYEIPVAKSADTGDYECRVKAGDKLVISKPIYVWVAGMTKPILTADKKEVSEGEIVKLRCELPEEVPPLEFFFRKIKTNSEPIEKRVAEQNQNFSEMEYYVEAGDNILQFDCFGKRQVKAGWESSQHSNKTLVTVKEPFRKPTLITRPSNNFTEGDIIEFECSTVAAEMRGIEIIFQKNRTILNSVRDKKFLKYSTLATQEDSGEYQCKVEQGAVSKTTKLNVFVSELFPKPTLSASMTQLDENKDLILNCSINGLRRANFSILRKSSSGDILLKKSKILAIKVNVNDTGSYTCKAEVKGIIKESKPVRISVYAPVSKPTLSVVSGSPEVVLGKPLQLICHSVMGTPPITFTFYKGDEIKKNVTNDTYATFLDEDIGLNDNGGYRCDARNNHSSGVKTSNTLNVTVIVPIRGASLGSVPYGEVEVGSDTAFLCSVKEGSWPIDFKFFKKTDHEVLLHKVREYSDRTIWHKKTMKRKDTGTYYCMASNRASADVRSRPITISVILAAWQKGVIAAFVLTAMAGAGAVALWWFLRKKKKAKGPSMEMSGSALAPNLTSEKLTRPPSDGNYYSGSGYIEDNENHMKSTDESKGPDLESAEVDYTEVEVSTLDPHRENIWAS encoded by the exons ATGTATCTTGCTCTTCTGGTGATTTTCTTGCAGT gttcAGAACTTTACGCTCAGGGGAAAG tCTATCAAGTTTTTACTTTCAACGGAGTTAAAATCAAGGTTGAACCATCTGACAAAGTGAAGAATGGAGCTCCAATGTCAATCATCTGCCACGCTGATATTAGCAAAAATACTGATTTCCAGCTGAAGCacaatttcacattttttaaggATGGGAAGCTTGTATTTATGACCATATCAGACAAAGAAGATGCACGGTATGAAATACCTGTGGCCAAGTCTGCAGATACAGGAGACTATGAATGTAGGGTGAAAGCAGGTGACAAGTTGGTTATCAGTAAGCCCATCTATGTTTGGGTTGCAG GAATGACCAAGCCAATCCTGACTGCTGACAAAAAAGAAGTTTCAGAGGGTGAAATTGTGAAATTACGTTGTGAGCTGCCAGAAGAAGTTCCTCCTTTAGAGTTCTTTTTCCGGAAGATAAAGACAAATTCAGAGCCTATAGAAAAACGTGTAgctgaacaaaaccaaaatttttctGAGATGGAATATTATGTTGAAGCGGGAGATAATATTTTACAATTTGATTGCTTTGGCAAGAGACAAGTAAAAGCTGGATGGGAAAGCTCCCAACACAGCAACAAAACACTTGTTACAGTCAAGG AACCATTTAGAAAGCCCACTCTGATCACTAGGCCCTCCAATAACTTTACAGAAGGAGACATAATAGAATTTGAGTGCTCAACCGTGGCTGCTGAAATGCGTGGCATTGAAATCATCttccagaaaaacagaacaataCTGAACAGTGTACGAGATAAGAAATTTCTGAAATACTCTACATTAGCTACTCAAGAGGACAGTGGTGAATACCAGTGTAAGGTGGAGCAAGGAGCAGTGTCTAAAACCACCAAACTGAATGTCTTTGTGTCAG AATTATTTCCCAAGCCAACACTATCTGCTTCTATGACTCAGTTGgatgaaaataaagatttaattttGAACTGCAGCATTAATGGTTTACGGAGAGCCAACTTCTCTATCTTACGGAAAAGTTCCAGTGGAGACATCCtgttgaaaaaatctaaaatcttaGCAATTAAAGTTAATGTGAATGATACTGGATCTTACACCTGCAAAGCTGAAGTAAAAGGAATAATCAAGGAGAGCAAACCTGTAAGGATAAGTGTTTATG CTCCAGTCTCCAAGCCAACTCTTTCTGTTGTCAGTGGCTCACCAGAGGTGGTATTAGGGAAGCCTCTACAATTAATCTGTCATTCAGTGATGGGAACACCACCAATAACATTCACATTCTACAAAGGGgatgaaattaagaaaaatgtaaCTAATGACACATATGCTACATTCTTGGATGAAGATATTGGACTAAATGACAATGGAGGGTACAGATGTGATGCTAGAAACAATCACTCCAGCGGTGTGAAAACCAGCAATACTCTAAATGTCACAGTGATAG TACCCATCAGGGGTGCCAGTTTGGGCAGTGTTCCGTATGGAGAAGTAGAAGTTGGCAGTGATACTGCTTTCCTCTGCTCTGTGAAGGAAGGATCTTGGCCAATTGACttcaagttttttaaaaaaactgatCATGAAGTTCTTCTTCATAAAGTAAGGGAATATTCAGACAGAACCATATGGCACAAGAAAACAATGAAGAGGAAGGACACAGGGACCTATTATTGCATGGCTTCGAACCGAGCCAGCGCGGACGTGAGGAGCCGTCCAATAACCATCAGTG TCATCTTAGCAGCTTGGCAGAAAGGAGTCATTGCTGCATTTGTCCTGACAgccatggcaggagcaggagcagtcGCTTTATGGTGGTTTTTGCGTAAGAAGAAAAAGG CTAAAGGACCATCCATGGAGATGTCTGG ttctGCCTTGGCTCCAAACTTGACAAGTGAAAAACTAACAAGACCGCCCAGTGATGGAAACTACTATTCAG GATCAGGTTACATTGAAGATAATGAAAACCACATGAAATCAACAGATGAGAGTAAAG GACCTGACCTTGAGAGTGCTGAGGTGGATTACACTGAAGTTGAAGTCTCCACGCTTGATCCTCACAGAG